The following DNA comes from Cedecea neteri.
AACGGCGTGGCGCGGGTATGTAGATAGTTTTTGGGAATAGTCAGCATAATAAGATTCCTTCTTGCATTACATTGAGCGGAGCACTTCCGGGGCGACAAAAAAGTCGATGTTGAAGACTGCATCCTCGGTGATTAGCTCGAGGTGATGCCATTTCTCAGGTGGAAATACGCCGAAGTGGCCCGCTTCAACGATCAGTTCTGTTTCTGGCTCGGGCGTGGTGGCGTCGGCATAGCCCAGGTAGCGAACCTTGCCTTGCATGACGCTGAGGCGAGGGTAAACGCCGGGGCGAGTACCTTTATCGAGATGCCGCCGAAACAGGCCTGTGGGAGCAGAGTCTTTATCCCAGAAGGGAGAAGAGCGGGTATGAATGCAGTTTTGCGGTATAGGGAGCATGTTACGTTTCTCCTCAATAAATCCTGCAAGTATTACATCATACAATTGATGGTTGTTTTTATCATAAAGTGCATTTTAAATGCATCTTATGGATTGACGCTTATCTCACTTTTTAGCCCGTTCAGGGCAATAAAAAAGCCGGTCAAGTGACCGGCTTTTTACTTAGCGCTGGAAATTACTCCACGCTTTGTGGGCGAGTGGCTGGTGCCGTGGCCTGATGGCTGGCGCTATGACCGCCGGCAGAGCCTTTCCCGCTGAAGCCAAAGTCCGGGCGAACCCAGTCGCTTTGGCGCGGTGCTTCCGGAGTATATTCCGGAGCCGGGGCACGGGTCATTGGCGCTGTTGCGTGCTTAGCGGCAATTGGCTCGGCATGAACCTCTGGTGCTACAGGCGCGGTTTCTACCGCTGGCGCTGCGTCCACAACAGGTTTTACCTCTTCAACCACTGCAACCGGCGCTTCTTCAACCGTTGGAGCTTCTGCAGCCACCGGCGCTGGTTCGCTGGCTTCTGCAACCACTTGAACAGTTTCTTCCTCTGCAGGCGTACTCTGTTCCACGATCTCTGCGACAGGCGCTTCTTCCACTACGGCAACCGGCTGCGGCTCTTCAGCCACCGATGCTTCAATCACTTCTGGATGGGCTGTTTCCACCACGGCAGCTTCAACAACGGTTTCCACCGCTTTCACCGGCTCAATAACCTGAGTTTCTTCAACAGGGGCAACGGCTTCTACTGCTGCAGCCTCAGCCACGTTGACGTGCTGAACGTCTTCGTGAGCCTGGAAGGCCTCTTCCTGAACAAGCTGATCCTGTGGACGAGCAACAGGGTAAGTGATGAACACTTTCCCGGATGCCAGCTCTGGAGAGGCACAGGCGGCAGCCAGTGGCATTGGAGATACTGCCGGGTAACGCTCATCACGATAGCGACGGCGACGCTGGCCGCTGACGCG
Coding sequences within:
- a CDS encoding DUF1971 domain-containing protein, whose product is MLPIPQNCIHTRSSPFWDKDSAPTGLFRRHLDKGTRPGVYPRLSVMQGKVRYLGYADATTPEPETELIVEAGHFGVFPPEKWHHLELITEDAVFNIDFFVAPEVLRSM